Part of the Gopherus evgoodei ecotype Sinaloan lineage unplaced genomic scaffold, rGopEvg1_v1.p scaffold_33_arrow_ctg1, whole genome shotgun sequence genome, actccgcaactccgagttggtggagttccagaatcgatataagtgcattcggggatcaatatatcgtgtctagatgagatgcgatatatcggtccccgagcaatcgattgctacccgccaatacggcgggtagtgaagacgtagcctaagatGTAGAGGAGCATTTTAGGCACAGAGGTGTGCATGTGccgggatgtgtgtgtgtctgagatgGTGGGGGAAAGTATAGgcacaaaggaaagaaaagccaACATATGAGGGGAGAAAAGGAGCTGGATACCACTGTAATGAAAGCACCAGAGTATACAAGTGAAGAGGACTGCTGGGTAGTAGtagtgggaggggaagaggaaaaatCAGACTGCAACCAGTTTCTAAATATACAAATTTTATTAATCACAAGAGGCATCATGAAGAGTGACCTCAGGACGGATCTGGAAGAGGGAGCAAAGGGTTCCCCTGAAAGAGGCTCTGTACAGCAAAGAAACAATAACCTCGTTCATCACATTCCATGAGCAGCATATTCTCACAGCCACAGCTTCTCTGCATACTAGTCAGCAAAAGCTGTAGTCCTCCTCAAGGGCACTGAGAAGTTCTGAGGGGCAGTGACTGTGACCAACAGCCATTCTGAAAGTAGATATTCAGAGGAATCAGAATAATTGCTCTTATTGAAATAACTTAGGTATTTCCTCATATAAATATAAGCCAaagtcctcccctcccaccctctacAGATTTAATTTGTTGCAAATTCCATAGTACACACAGAGAAGGACTTTAAAGTTGATCTATAATTTCTCTGGAAGATTCCCAGTTAGGTAGAGCCCCAGGTTATTCATTAGTTACCCCTTTAGTTCACTGTGCTCTGATGTGGTCTCAACTGAACATCAGAAACAGCAAACTGGCTAAGGCTGCAACTCTGAATTCGGAGAGAAGAGTTTGACAGCTTCAGGGATCGTCCGATCACTGCAGACTAACTTCAGGCCCTGCGCTGCCTAGCACAAGGTACCTTCCCTTGTTCTCTTCATGCCACCCACAGCTCCTCTGTGCAGTAACGAACTATAACCAACTAGCATAGAGTGTTCTCAAGTTTCAGCCCCATATCACTGGCCGATTCAAATCCTTCTGCCCGCCCACCATCTTCCTTTTGCTCAAAAACATGGTTTCCTCTACACTTCATCCATacatcacttggaagtaacaggaggagaaagacctaggTGTATCGGTTGATCACAGCATGACTATGACCCACCAATGTGATGtggaaaaggctaatgcagtcctaagATGCCTCAGGTGagatttccagtagagacagggaagtgttcaTACCCTTATACAAgacactggtaagacctcatctggaatactgtgtgctattctggtctcccatgtttaagaaagatgaattcaaactggagcaggtGCAGATAAGGGCggctaggatgatctgaggaatggaacaCCTACCTTatgagaaaagattcagagagcttggcttgtttagcctaactcaatgaaggctgaggggagatatgattgctctctataaatatatcagaggactAAACACCAGGGAGCGAGAggagttaagtgccaatgtggacagaagaacaaatagatataaactggccctcaacaaatttaggcttgaaattaattAGATGAAGGCTTCTAACCAccaaaggagtgaagttctcaaacagccttccaagtgggggtaaaaaacctaactggcttcaagactgagcttgataagtttatggaggggatgctaTGATGAGGCTGCCTACAATGGTATGTCaccgatctgtgactgctagcagcaagtaTCTCCAACATCCGATgataggacactagatggggaagaTGGACTTAGAGAATTCTTCCTCAGGTGTCTGGTGGGTGGGTCTTATCCACATGGTCAGGGTCAAACTGATTGCCCTACTTAGAGTGAGAAAGGAATTTTCTCCCCGggccagattggcagagaccctgggaaggttttgccttcctctgaagtatggGGTActggtcacttgcagatttaaactagtgtaaacagTAGTGTCTGTAACTTGAAAGTCTTTAAAGCATGATTTGAGGActgcagtaactcagccagaggttaggggacTGTTGGAAGactggttctgtggcctgcaacatgcaggaggtcagactaggtgatcatggtggtcccttctgaccttaaaaagttTAGAAGTCTTAGTCCCCAGCATTTGAACTCCCTAGTTTCCTCCCAAAGTCTACAAGGGAAGGGCCTACAGGACACCCACCCCACCAGAAATAGCTCCAATaagggggaagggggcagcccAAGACCCAGCAGAGAAGTCTCTGGTGTGAGAAAGGTGGCTTAGTTCAAGGAATTGGTTAGTGGAAAGAGATCCAAGTCCAGGGAGGGGAGTTGCTAAGAGAGCTAGGTTCTTCTTTCCTCTACCCCACCCTCGCTGGCACCTGGCAGTGCAGCAATGGGGAAAAACTGATTGGGGCTTCTCCTCCTCTACTTGGGGTTTGCTACTGGAGGCAGAGCCAGAGATTCACTGAGCAGACCAGAGGCATGTGCAGCTGCCCCCTGACCTCAGAGAGAGGTAGCTGGATACTCAAGGAACTGGGAAATGCAGTATTTGCACTAGCCAACAGAGGGAATTTAGAGAATTTATTCCTATGGCGTCTCTGATGTCCAACAAGGCGCGTGCTGCTATTGAAGCTTTTCTCGCATTCGTCGCACTTGAAGGGTCTCTGTCCCGTGTGGATCCTCTCATGTACAATCAGGTGCGAGCTCTGACCGAAGCTTTTCCTGCAGATGgggcattcatagggtctctcccctgtgtgggttctctggtgTCTAGTGAGGTGTGAGTTGCAGCTGAAGATTTTCCCGCAGTATTGGCATATTTTCTGCATCTCTCCAGTCTGCTGGACTGTGGTTTTGTGGATGTCTCTGGAAAAACCCTCATGGGGAGTGGATTTGCTCTGTCCCTTCCCTGAGTACTTTTTCTTCTGCTCCTTTGATCCAAGCTGACTCCCACCAGCTTCTCCCTGTGCAGGAGCATCTCCTATGGATCTTCCCAATAGTATCCCATGCAACTCTACTTGTTTAGGAGCTTTCTGTGAAGGTTTCTCCTCCTCGTTCTCATTCACCATCCAGTCACCTGCTGGGAcagggagagaatccagacatgagtaatttcctgtgctggggtgtcaaggttccttccccactctggactttagagtgCAGATGACGACCTGTATGTGAAATTCTAAACTGAATTATGAGCTTAGATATGGTTTTGCTACCACCACTCCCAAATACTAGCTCCCttccctggatagtcttgagagacttcttcatcaagtccctggtgaacaccaatccaatcccttggatcttaacacaaggagaatttaaccatgacccctcctttcccccaccaattcctggtgagtccagatccaattcccttggatctgaaaacaaggaaaaaaaatcaatcaggttcttaaaaagaaggcttttaattaaagaaagaaaggtaaaaaatcatctctataaaatcaggatggaaaataactttgcagggtaatcagattcataaagcccagaggaaccccctctagccttaggttcaaagttacagcaaacagaggtaaatcctcttagcaaaaaggaacatttacaagttgagaaaacaaaaataagacgaACGTgctttgcctggctgttacttacaagtttgaaatatgagagactggtttagaaagatttggagagcatggattgatatcctatccctcttagtcccaagagcgaacaaccccaaaaacaaagagcCCAAACAaaaacctcccctgccccctacccaagatctgaaagtatcttgtccccttatttgtcctttgggtcaggtgtcagccaggtttcctgagcttcttaaccctttacaggtagaaggattttggtgtctctggccaggagggattttaaactattgtacacaggagggctgttcccttccctttatagttatgacatggGGAAAAGGGTGAAACAAGCCTAAATAGCTGTTGGGAGATTGAAATATCAGGATGCAAATCTCACTAAACCCATCCCCCAATGAGATGGAAAAATGGGACCAATTCTGCATCTGCATCCCATGAGAACATTCAACTGGAAGTGAGCAACTGCCAGGATGGAGGGAAGCCATGTGATATGTCTGCCATGAGGAAATGGCACCTGTTGGGCATAGTCTTGACCTGGGTGAGATAAGGGGAAAACTAGGGGCGCTCCCGGGGCCGCTGTTGGAATCCCAGATGGATGCTTTATAAGTTAGTTTAAGCATATCCTCACCTGTACGGGTACTTTTTAGGATCCCGCTTTCCTCAGACTCCTGGATAtctgggacccatggctcttcACCTTGTTCCAGCTGTGAGATCACGTCAGGTTTGGAAATCAGAAATCCTGCTCCAGGGAAGATAATTCACTCTATCAATGTGGGTAACAAAGATTCAAATGTACATGCTAGCCCATTCAAAACAGTAAAATCCTTCTGACATCCTTCCAAGCCACTGGATGCCCAGTTAAATCCTCCTCCATTAGCAATCCCTACTTTGAGCAAGTACAGCCAAATCTCTGGAAGAGAGGGTTCTTATTTAAT contains:
- the LOC115641032 gene encoding zinc finger protein 251-like, with the protein product MQENYENVTSLGFLISKPDVISQLEQGEEPWVPDIQESEESGILKSTRTAGDWMVNENEEEKPSQKAPKQVELHGILLGRSIGDAPAQGEAGGSQLGSKEQKKKYSGKGQSKSTPHEGFSRDIHKTTVQQTGEMQKICQYCGKIFSCNSHLTRHQRTHTGERPYECPICRKSFGQSSHLIVHERIHTGQRPFKCDECEKSFNSSTRLVGHQRRHRNKFSKFPLLASANTAFPSSLSIQLPLSEVRGQLHMPLVCSVNLWLCLQ